GTCCGCGATCGCCAAGTGGGGCTCGCAGGAGCAGCGGACACGCTGGCTGCCGGAGCTGGCCGCCGGGCGGGCCATCGGCTGCTTCGGGCTCACCGAACCGGACGGCGGCAGCGACCCCGGGTCGATGCGGACGACGGCCCGGCGGGAGGGCGGCGACTGGGTGCTCGACGGGGCCAAGCGCTGGATCGGCCTGGGCAGTGTCGCCGATGTCGCCGTGGTCTGGGCGAACACCGAGGACGGCGTACGCGGCTTCCTCGTCCCCGCCGGCACACCCGGCTTCACCGCGACGGAGATCACCAACAAGCTCTCCCTGCGCGCCTCCATCCAGTGCGACCTGGTCCTCGACGGCTGCCGGCTGCCCGCCGACGCCGTCCTGCCGGGCGTCACCGGTCTGCGCGGGCCGTTCAGCTGTCTCAACGAGGCCCGCTACGGCATCGTCTGGGGCGTCATGGGCGCGGCCCGGGAGTGCCTGGAAGCCGCCGTCGAACGCTCCCGCACCCGGCGGGTGTTCGGCAAGGCGCTCGCCGAACTCCAGCTCACCCAGCAGAAGGTGGCGGACATGGCGGTGGAGTACCAGAAGGGGCTGCTGCTCGCCGTGCACATCGGCCGG
The sequence above is drawn from the Streptomyces griseiscabiei genome and encodes:
- a CDS encoding acyl-CoA dehydrogenase family protein, translated to MTASEATAETATETATEAPTAATLDLDCAHLFTAEETAWRDKVRAFARERIAPTVDADFEDRHFRRELVQELGGLGVLGMHLRGYGCAGASAVSYGLACLELEAADSAWRTFVSVQGSLAMSAIAKWGSQEQRTRWLPELAAGRAIGCFGLTEPDGGSDPGSMRTTARREGGDWVLDGAKRWIGLGSVADVAVVWANTEDGVRGFLVPAGTPGFTATEITNKLSLRASIQCDLVLDGCRLPADAVLPGVTGLRGPFSCLNEARYGIVWGVMGAARECLEAAVERSRTRRVFGKALAELQLTQQKVADMAVEYQKGLLLAVHIGRLKDAGALAPAQISVGKLNNVREALRIARTARTILGGDGVTSDFPVMRHMANLESVRTYEGTDEVHALVIGHAVTGHRAFS